The DNA region GTCGCCGCGCGCCACCATGCCGCTCGTCCCGCTGATCGGGCAGTCGAGGAACGCGAGGCCCTTGGCGCCCACGCCGCGCGCGAGGCGCTCGGTGAGCGCGGGCGAGATGGTGCTCATCTGGATGACCGTCTGCCCCGCGCGGCCCGACGCGGCGAGCCCCCGCGGGCCCAGAATGACCTCTTCGACGGTCGCGAGCGAGGGCAGCACGACGCATACCGCGTCGGCCGCGCGCGCGACGGCCTCGACGGAGGGCGCCGCCTTCCCGCCGCGCGCGACGAGGGCCCGGACCTTCTCGGCCACGACGTCGTGGCCCACCACGTCGTGGCCGGCGGCGCGCAGGCGCCCGGCGACCGCCGAGCCGAGCAGGCCGAGGCCGACCATCCCGACCGTCGCCATCAGCGGCCTAGCAGTGCTTGCACGGCGGGAAGTCGCGCGAGTAGACCGGGTTCGCCAGGAACTCCTTCGGGTTGTAGATCCAGAACTGGCTGACGGCCGGGATGGTGTGGATGACCGTGTTCTGCAGACGGCCGCCGACGCGCTCGACCTTGCGGATGTAGATGTTCTCGATCGGGTTGCCGTACTCGTCGAACTTCACGGGACCCCGCGGCGCGTCGGAGAGATCCACGCGCCGGAGCGCGCCGATGAGCTTCTCGCCGTTCTCCACGTCGCCGCCCGTCGCCTCGAGCGCCGCCTTCAGCATGATGCCGGCGACGTACGGCCCCTCGGAGTAATAGGACGGCACCTGCTTGTACTTGGCCTCGTAGGCCCGGACGAACCGCTGGTTGGCCGGGGTGGCGAGCGCCGCCGAGTAGTGGAGCGCGGTGACGACGCCCAGGACCTCGTCGCCCATCGAGCGCAGCACGTGCTCGTCGGTGAACGTCCCGCCGCAGACGAGCGGCACCTTCCCCTTCAGCGCGGAGTCGGCGAACTGCTTCGCGAAGCGGAGCGCGTCGGCGCCGGAGAAGATGCAGTAGATCGCGTCCACGTCGCGGCGCAGCCCCGTGATGTAGGGGGCGTAGTCGGCGGTGTTCAGCGGCGACCAGAGCTTCTGCACGACCTGGCCGCCGGCCTCCTCGAAGGTCCGCTGGAAGCCGGCCGCGACCTCCCAGCCGAACGCGAAGTCGTAGCCGATCATCGCGATCCGCTTGTAGCGGAGGTTCTCGTAGACCCATTTCCCGAACGGGTGCGACGGCTGCGAGCTCGCCCAGCTCGGGCGGACGATCCACGGGCTGCGCTTGCGCTGCGTGAGGTCGTCGGCGGCCACGATCGGATGGATGGTCGGGACCTTCTTCTGGTCGACGTAGGGCGCGATCGCGTAGCCGATCGCCGCGCTCACCGGGCCGATCAGCACGTGGACCCCCTCCCCCTCGACGAGACTCCGCACCTTCGTGAGGCCGGTCGCGGGCTTGCCCTCGTCGTCCTCGATGGTGAGCTTGACCTCCCGTCCCGCGAGCTTGCCGCCCTGCTCGTCGAGGAAGAGCTGGAGCCCGTTGATCATGTCCTTCCCGTTGGCGGCGAGGAACCCGGTCTCGGAGACGACGAACCCGATCTTGATCGGGCCCCGCTGGGCCACGCCCGGGCCCGCGACGGCCAGCGCCAGCCCGAGGACGGTGAGGACGGCGCGCGCGACGGACTTTCGCATGGAGCCTCCTATCGGGACAGCGCGCGGATGATCGCGTCGTTGTCGAGCGGCCAGCCGAGCGCCTGCGCCACGAGTCTGAGCGAGAACCGATGCATCTCCTCACCGTCCATCGAGTCCACGGCGTCGGCGGCGACGACCACGCGGAAGTCGCGGTTCGTCGCCTCGAAGGCCGCGCAGAGGACGCACGTGGACGTGTTGATGCCGGCGAGGACCAGCGTGTCGGCGCCGAGCGTCCGGCGCAGGACGAACTCGAGGTCGGTCGCGTGGAACGCGCTGTAGCGCTTCTTGCCGCGGACGACGAGGTCCCGCGGGTCGAGGAGCTCGGGCATGATCTCCGTGCCCGGGCCCCCGGCGAGGTTGTGTCGGAGGATCCCCTTCCGCGCCTTGGTCGGATCGTCGTCGATGGACTTCCAGAAGGGGTTCGCGGCGATCTCGGCCGGGTCGCGGTACTCGGTGACCACGTGGACGACGGGCACGCGGCGGGCGCGCAGCTCGGCGAAGAGCGCGGCCGCCCGCTTGACGACGGGCCCGCAGCGCTCGGCCGGCAGCGGAAGCGTCGCGACCGCCGGGTCGAGGTGGCCGCGGTGCATGTCGATCGCGACGGCGGCGGTGGCGCGCGGGTCCAGCCGGATCATGGCGCGCGAGACACATAGCACGACCGGGCGCCGGATGCTAGCCTAGGGCCCGTGAGCCGGCCCGCCGTCTCGCCGCGACGCCCGTTCTCGCACATGCTCGAGGACGGGATCGGCAGCCTCCTGTTCCGGCGGGTCAAGAACGAGGAGCGCCTGGCGCTCGACCTGCGCGCGGACGCGATCCAGCTCGACGACCGCGGCGTCATCGCCGCCGAGATCTGGGAGACGAAGCGCAAGCGCCTGCGCGACCTCCTGCTGCGAGGCGACCCGTCGGAGTTCCTGCGCTGGGACGTGGTCCGGAGCACGATGGTCAAGCGCGGGCGGGCGCCCGTGGCCCACGAGCTCCGCCACCTCCGGCGCCGGCCCGACTGGAAGCTTCGCTGGCGGCCGGCGCTCCGCGAGTCCACCGCGGGGAGCCCGCGGCCGTTCCACCTCTACCCGAGGAGCAGCGGGAACCTGATCCACCAGGCCTACCACCTCTGCCGGTTCGAGGAGGCGACGGGCCTCTCGCTCCCGACGCTGCCGTACGTCGTCGAGTTCGGCGGCGGCTACGGAAGCCTCTGCCGCCTCTTCCACCAGATGGGCTTCGCCGGGACGTACGTGATCTTCGACCTGCCCGAGGTCTCCGCGCTCCAGCGCTTCTTCCTCCGGAGCCTCGGCATCACGACGCTCAAGGCGCGCGACGCGCGCGACCCCGTGCACGGCGCGGTCACTGTGTCGGACCTGGGGGAGCTGCGGCGGCTCCTGCGCGCGCGGCCGCCCGGCCTGGCGGCGTTCGTCGCGCAGTGGTCGCTCGGCGAGACGCCCGTCGCGCTGCGGCGCCTCGTCCTGCCTGAGGTCGCGGGGCTCGACGCCTACCTCCTCGGCTACACGGAGCGGTTCGAAGGCATCGACAACCGGGGCTTCTTCAAGGACTGGCGAGCGACCTTGCCCGGCCACGCGTGGCACGACATCCCGCTGCCCCACCTGCACAAGGCCGAGTGGTACCTCTTCGGCGTCAGGGGTGCCCGCGCGTGAGCCAGGACCTCCGGAGCTTCGTCGCCGCGTACGAGCGCGCGTACCCGGGCGAGGTCGTGCGGATCGCCGAGCCCGTCTCGATCGAGCACGACGTGATGGCGGTCGTGCTCGAGTACGAGCGGCGGCGCCGCTGGCCGATCCTCTTCTTCGAGAAGGTCGCGGGCCACGACATCCCGATCGTCGCCAACGTCGTCGCGAGCCGCCGCACGCTCGCCTTCGCGCTCGGTGTCGACGAGCGCGGGCTCGCCGCCGAGTACGCGCGGCGGATCAAGGAGTACCAGAAGCCCGTCGTGGTCCCCGACCCGGCCTTCCGCGCGCGCGTCGTCAGCGGCGACGCCGTGAGCCTCGAGGCGCTGCCGATCCCCGTCTACTTCCCCGGCGACGCGGGACGCTACCTCACGGCCGGCATGCTCGTCGCGCGCGATCCCGACACGGGCGTCGAGACGGAGGGCTACCACCGCTTCCAGGTGAAGGGCCCGCGGCGCCTCGGCGTGAGCCTTCACTCGCGGCGCCGCATGTTCGAGTACCAGCGCCGCGCGGAGGCAAAGGGCCGGCCGCTCCCCTGCGCCGTCGTTCTCGGTCTCCACCCACTCATCGCGATGGGTTCGCTCGCGTACCCGCCCCCCGACGTCGGGAAGTTCGAGGTCGTCGGCGGCCTCCTCGGCGAGCCGCTCGAGGTCGCGCCGTGCCTGACGACCGACCTCCTGGTGCCCGCCGCGGCGGAGATCGTCATCGAGGGGGAGATCCTGCCGGGCGTGCGCGAGCCCGAGGGGCCCTTCGGCGAGTTCACCGGCTACGTCTCGCGCCGCTCGACGGAGCACGTCTTCGTCGCGAAGGCGCTCGCGATGCGGGAGCGGCCCTGGTTCCAGTCGATCGGATCGGGGCGCGCTGGCGACCACATCACGACCCTCGGGCTCGTCCGTGAGGCCGAGATCACGAACGCGCTCGCGCGCGTCATCCCCAACGTCCGCGGCGTCCACGTGCCGCTGTCCGGCACGTCGTCGTTCACGGCGTACGTCGCGATCCGGCAGAGCCGCCCGGGCGAGGCCAAGCACGTCATCCCGATCGTGCTGGGCGTCGACCATTACCTGAAGCTCGTGATCGTGGTGGACGACGACATCGACGTCTTCGACGAGTCGGACGTCTTGTGGGCGGTCGCCACGCGCATGCAGGCCGACCGCGATCTGGTGACGATCGCCGGGAGCCTCGGCGCGATGCTCGACCCGAGCGCCGACGACTGGGGCGTCACCGCGAAGCTCGGGATCGACGCGACGCGCCCGTTCGGTCAGCCCTTTGCGGAGAAGCTCGTCATGCCGGCCGAGAAGATGGCCTGGGCGCGTGCGCTGGTGGAGCGGCTCGGGAAATGAAACGGGGGAGGGTCGGCCCTCCCCCGTCCGCTTGAAACGACCGCTCGATCGCTACGGGACCGTAACGGTCGCGCCGTCGCCGACCGCTGAGATGTTGAACGTCGACGACACGGTGCTCGCGGCGTACGCGTAGCCCGCGGCGGGCAACCAGTTCGCGGGCACGGACGGCACGCGCGCCAGGAACGGTCCGGCCGTCTGCCCCTGCCCGTTCGTGAGCACCACCGTCAACTCGCTAAGGTCCGTCGCCGTCGGCACGTTGCCCATGTGGGCCGAGTAGATCGACACCGCGGACGCGATCGCCCGCGCGTCGGCCTGGGCCTTGGCGATCCGCGCCCGCGCCTGCACGTTGGCGTAGAGCGG from Candidatus Methylomirabilota bacterium includes:
- a CDS encoding isochorismatase family cysteine hydrolase — translated: MIRLDPRATAAVAIDMHRGHLDPAVATLPLPAERCGPVVKRAAALFAELRARRVPVVHVVTEYRDPAEIAANPFWKSIDDDPTKARKGILRHNLAGGPGTEIMPELLDPRDLVVRGKKRYSAFHATDLEFVLRRTLGADTLVLAGINTSTCVLCAAFEATNRDFRVVVAADAVDSMDGEEMHRFSLRLVAQALGWPLDNDAIIRALSR
- a CDS encoding type II secretion system protein GspG; translation: PLYANVQARARIAKAQADARAIASAVSIYSAHMGNVPTATDLSELTVVLTNGQGQTAGPFLARVPSVPANWLPAAGYAYAASTVSSTFNISAVGDGATVTVP
- a CDS encoding ABC transporter substrate-binding protein — protein: MRKSVARAVLTVLGLALAVAGPGVAQRGPIKIGFVVSETGFLAANGKDMINGLQLFLDEQGGKLAGREVKLTIEDDEGKPATGLTKVRSLVEGEGVHVLIGPVSAAIGYAIAPYVDQKKVPTIHPIVAADDLTQRKRSPWIVRPSWASSQPSHPFGKWVYENLRYKRIAMIGYDFAFGWEVAAGFQRTFEEAGGQVVQKLWSPLNTADYAPYITGLRRDVDAIYCIFSGADALRFAKQFADSALKGKVPLVCGGTFTDEHVLRSMGDEVLGVVTALHYSAALATPANQRFVRAYEAKYKQVPSYYSEGPYVAGIMLKAALEATGGDVENGEKLIGALRRVDLSDAPRGPVKFDEYGNPIENIYIRKVERVGGRLQNTVIHTIPAVSQFWIYNPKEFLANPVYSRDFPPCKHC
- a CDS encoding UbiD family decarboxylase, coding for MSQDLRSFVAAYERAYPGEVVRIAEPVSIEHDVMAVVLEYERRRRWPILFFEKVAGHDIPIVANVVASRRTLAFALGVDERGLAAEYARRIKEYQKPVVVPDPAFRARVVSGDAVSLEALPIPVYFPGDAGRYLTAGMLVARDPDTGVETEGYHRFQVKGPRRLGVSLHSRRRMFEYQRRAEAKGRPLPCAVVLGLHPLIAMGSLAYPPPDVGKFEVVGGLLGEPLEVAPCLTTDLLVPAAAEIVIEGEILPGVREPEGPFGEFTGYVSRRSTEHVFVAKALAMRERPWFQSIGSGRAGDHITTLGLVREAEITNALARVIPNVRGVHVPLSGTSSFTAYVAIRQSRPGEAKHVIPIVLGVDHYLKLVIVVDDDIDVFDESDVLWAVATRMQADRDLVTIAGSLGAMLDPSADDWGVTAKLGIDATRPFGQPFAEKLVMPAEKMAWARALVERLGK